From the Mastacembelus armatus chromosome 14, fMasArm1.2, whole genome shotgun sequence genome, one window contains:
- the zbtb20 gene encoding zinc finger and BTB domain-containing protein 20, with amino-acid sequence MTERIHNINLHNFSNSVLETLNEQRNRGHFCDVTVRIHGSMLRAHRCVLAAGSPFFQDKLLLGYSDIEIPSVVSVQSIQKLIDFMYSGILRVSQSEALQILTAASILQIKTVIDECTRIVSQNVGLAGPAGFPVIPGDSGQETPRGTPESGTSGPSSDAESGYMQATSQQSIDRTYSSLYTYPGLSLQNGTRERPLYINPLSTNYDPTLSTQKDQQSQDPPWINRIQERSQQVDRFISTESTHCRKQPRPVRLQTGGMHIKQEAEDEYSCYDNLEDCQDDTDHTEGVESESKVESFDSGVSSSISTEPDAMEQQPYLTAFTREGGGEGQQGEGAPVQIEVNDSSPEQVQETEDGDTSHSTSDSSMMQPLPNSVMSQSLPSAPHYMRQAESHTSNLRMPLTVTSNSQVMGTAGSTFLPTLFPTQPARDNKPFLYLPGQQQPQFVAVPPPAMPSFPNPMSVQQAPAQQQQAAGGIGQGEKKPYECTLCSKTFTAKQNYVKHMFVHTGEKPHQCSICWRSFSLKDYLIKHMVTHTGVRAYQCSICNKRFTQKSSLNVHMRLHRGEKSYECYICKKKFSHKTLLERHMALHSTGSAITGLSGSAGTPGPVSIPMPMAVPEPGAGVVALAMPVSGGAGVGAGVGTGVGVAAEASCQEGTTYVCSVCPAKFDQMEHFNDHMRMHVSDG; translated from the exons ATGACCGAGCGCATTCATAACATCAATCTCCACAACTTCAGCAATTCTGTACTTGAGACCCTCAATGAGCAGCGCAACCGTGGGCACTTCTGTGACGTGACTGTTCGGATCCATGGAAGTATGCTGCGAGCTCACCGGTGCGTGCTGGCTGCTGGAAGCCCCTTCTTTCAGGACAAGCTTCTCTTGGGCTACAGCGACATTGAGATCCCTTCTGTGGTCTCAGTGCAATCCATCCAAAAGCTGATTGACTTTATGTACAGTGGGATTCTGCGGGTATCTCAGTCAGAGGCCCTACAGATCCTTACTGCTGCCAGCATCCTACAGATCAAGACCGTCATTGATGAGTGCACCCGTATTGTCTCCCAGAATGTGGGCCTGGCTGGGCCTGCGGGATTCCCTGTTATACCAGGAGACTCTGGTCAGGAAACACCTCGTGGCACACCGGAGTCTGGCACCTCTGGGCCCAGCAGTGACGCAGAGTCAGGTTATATGCAAGCAACATCACAGCAAAGCATAGATCGTACATACTCATCACTGTACACCTACCCTGGTCTCTCACTGCAGAATGGCACCCGCGAACGCCCCCTTTACATTAATCCTCTGTCAACAAATTATGATCCGACTCTCAGCACTCAGAAGGACCAGCAATCTCAAGATCCACCCTGGATAAACCGCATCCAGGAGAGATCGCAGCAGGTTGATCGCTTCATCTCCACAGAGTCCACTCATTGCCGCAAGCAACCCCGACCGGTACGCCTACAAACAGGAGGGATGCACATAAAGCAGGAGGCCGAAGATGAGTACAGCTGCTATGACAATTTGGAGGACTGCCAAGACGACACTGACCATACTGAGGGTGTAGAGAGTGAATCCAAGGTTGAAAGTTTTGACTCAGGGGTGAGCTCCTCCATCAGTACTGAGCCAGATGCTATGGAGCAGCAGCCGTACCTGACGGCCTTTACCCGAGAGGGGGGCGGGGAAGGGCAGCAAGGTGAAGGAGCTCCAGTGCAGATAGAGGTCAATGACTCGTCCCCAGAGCAAGTGCAAGAGACAGAGGACGGGGACACATCCCACAGCACTAGTGACAGTAGCATGATGCAGCCCCTGCCAAACTCAGTCATGTCCCAGTCCCTGCCAAGTGCCCCGCACTACATGCGCCAGGCAGAATCTCACACCAGCAACCTGAGGATGCCGCTCACCGTGACCAGCAATTCCCAAGTGATGGGCACTGCTGGAAGCACCTTCCTGCCCACACTCTTTCCTACACAGCCGGCTAGAGACAACAAGCCTTTCCTTTACCTTCCTGGCCAGCAGCAACCCCAGTTTGTGGCAGTGCCACCCCCTGCAATGCCATCATTCCCGAACCCCATGTCGGTACAACAGGCGCCAGCTCAGCAGCAACAGGCTGCAGGAGGAATTGGTCAGGGGGAAAAGAAGCCCTATGAATGCACTCTCTGCAGTAAAACCTTTACTGCAAAACAGAACTACGTCAAACACATGTTTGTCCATACTG GTGAGAAGCCTCATCAGTGCAGCATCTGCTGGCGCTCTTTCTCCCTGAAGGACTACTTAATCAAACACATGGTGACACACACAGGGGTGCGGGCCTACCAGTGCAGCATCTGCAACAAGCGTTTCACACAGAAGAGCTCTCTCAATGTCCACATGCGGCTGCACCGTGGAGAGAAGTCCTATGAGTGCTACATCTGCAAGAAGAAGTTCTCACACAAGACCCTGCTGGAGAGGCATATGGCCCTGCACAGCACAGGCAGCGCCATCACAGGGCTGTCGGGGAGTGCAGGTACTCCGGGCCCCGTCTCTATTCCCATGCCTATGGCTGTCCCTGAGCCTGGAGCTGGAGTGGTGGCCCTCGCCATGCCAGTGAGTGGGGGTGCTGGAGTAGGGGCTGGGGTTGGAACAGGAGTGGGTGTAGCTGCAGAAGCGAGCTGCCAAGAAGGGACCACCTACGTGTGCTCCGTCTGCCCTGCCAAGTTCGACCAAATGGAGCACTTCAATGACCACATGCGAATGCATGTCTCCGATGGATAA
- the si:dkey-251i10.1 gene encoding ADP/ATP translocase 2 has product MSEQAISFAKDFLAGGISAAISKTAVAPIERVKLLLQVQHASKQITADKQYKGIIDCVVRIPKEQGVLSFWRGNLANVIRYFPTQALNFAFKDKYKKIFLDGVDKRAQFWRYFAGNLASGGAAGATSLCFVYPLDFARTRLAADVGKAGQEREFKGLGDCLVKIFRSDGLKGLYQGFNVSVQGIIIYRAAYFGIYDTAKGMLPDPKNTHILVSWMIAQTVTAVAGLTSYPFDTVRRRMMMQSGRKGADIMYSGTIDCWRKIARDEGGKAFFKGAWSNVLRGMGGAFVLVLYDEMKKYI; this is encoded by the exons ATGAGTGAGCAGGCTATTTCTTTCGCCAAGGATTTCTTGGCTGGTGGCATCTCTGCTGCTATTTCCAAAACAGCTGTGGCTCCAATCGAGAGAGTGAAGCTTCTCCTTCAG GTCCAGCATGCCAGTAAGCAGATCACTGCAGATAAGCAGTACAAAGGTATTATCGACTGCGTTGTCCGTATCCCCAAGGAGCAGGGGGTCCTTTCCTTCTGGAGAGGTAACCTTGCCAATGTCATCAGATATTTCCCCACCCAGGCCCTCAACTTCGCCTTCAAGGACAAGTACAAGAAGATCTTCCTTGACGGTGTTGACAAGCGCGCCCAGTTCTGGAGGTACTTTGCTGGTAACCTGGCCTctggtggtgctgctggagCCACCTCTCTCTGCTTCGTGTATCCCCTCGACTTCGCCCGTACCCGTCTGGCTGCGGACGTCGGAAAGGCAGGACAGGAGAGAGAGTTCAAGGGTCTGGGTGACTGCCTGGTGAAGATCTTCAGGTCTGATGGTCTGAAAGGCTTGTACCAGGGCTtcaatgtgtctgtgcagggCATCATCATTTACAGGGCTGCATACTTCGGCATCTATGACACAGCTAAAG GTATGCTTCCAGACCCCAAGAACACCCACATATTGGTGAGCTGGATGATCGCGCAGACTGTGACAGCTGTTGCTGGCTTGACCTCCTACCCATTCGACACTGTCCGTAGACGTATGATGATGCAGTCTGGACGCAAAGGAG CTGATATCATGTACAGTGGGACCATTGACTGCTGGCGTAAGATTGCACGCGATGAGGGTGGCAAGGCTTTCTTCAAGGGAGCCTGGTCCAACGTGCTCAGAGGCATGGGCGGCGCCTTCGTGCTGGTGTTGTACGATGAGATGAAGAAATACATCTAA